The Gemmatimonadaceae bacterium genome contains the following window.
ACCGCAGGTGGCCCGCCCGCACTCGAAGCGATGCGCTTCAGCAGTCGCCGGACGCTGGTGCTCGCCGCGGCGCTGGCCGCCGTGGGAATTGCCGTGGACGCGATGCTGGACGCAATCGTCGTCATCGACAGCTGAGCAGGCCGGCCCGGCCCCCCCCCCTTGCGCGCCGGATCGGTGTGGGCTAACGTACAACCGAATGGTTGCACGTTCTGAACTCTCCAGCGCCGACCTCGATCGGCTCTTCCGCGCCCTGGCTGACGCCACCAGGCGCGACATCGTCTCGCGCGTGCTCGGCGGCGAGCCGGCGTCGGTCTCCGAGCTCGCTGAGCGCTACGACATGAGCTTCGCCGCCGTGCAGAAGCACGTCGCGGTGCTCGAGGAGGCTGGCCTCGTGAGCAAGGAACCCCGAGGCCGCGAGCGGATGGTGCGCGGCAACCCCGACCAGCTCGCGCGGGCTCGCGAACTGTTGCTCAAGCTCGAACAGCTCTGGATCTCCCGCTTCAGCCAACTCGACGCGATTCTCGCCGAACCCCGACCCTCGAAGAGGAAGGACTAGCAATGCCGATCACCTCGCTCGTCTCGAACGCCAAGGAGCTCACGCTGACCATCGTGGCCGAGTATGCCGTGCCGGTGGAGCGTCTGTGGGACGCCTACTCCGACCCGCGGCAGCTGGAGCGCTTCTGGGGTCCGGAAACTTGGCCGGCGACCTTCACGCGCCACGACATGCGCGTCGGCGGTGAGTCGCACTACTACATGACGGGCCCCGACGGCACGAAGTCGGCCGGCTACTTCAAGTTCCTCGCCATCGAGCCGCTCAAGCGGATGGAGATGCAGGACGGCTTCACGGGCCCCGACGGCCAACCGAACGACGGCATGCCGTCGATGCGCATGGTCTTCGCCTTCGAGTCCACCAAGAGCGGGTCGAAGTTCACCAGCACCACGTACTTCCCCAGCGTCGAGGCAATGGACGAGCTGGTGAAGATGGGCATGATCGAGGGCACCAAGTCGGCGATGGGCCAGATCGACGCGGTGCTGGCCGACCTCAAGTCCTTTGCATCGGACCGCACGACGGAGGCGCAGCTGTTGAGCGACACGCAGGTGCGCGTGAGCCGCGTGATTCGCGGCAGCGTGGAGCAGGTGTGGCGCGCGCATCACGAGGAGAAGTTGATGCAGCGCTGGTTGCTCGGACCGGACGGCTGGACGATGCCCGTGTGCTCGATCGCCAACAAGGTTGGCGACGCCTACCGCTACGAGTGGGAGTCCGCCGACAAGGCGCAGCGCTTTGGATTCGAGGGCGAACTGCTCGAGAGCGCCGCGCCGGTGCGTGCCGTGACCTCGGAGCGGATGATTGGGGTGCCGGGTCCGCAGACCACCAACGAGATGACCTTGGTGGCAGTGCAGGGCGGGACGCTGCTGAGCATTGTCATCACGTATCCGAGCAAGGAGCTGCGCGATCAGATCCTTGGTACGGGAATGACCACCGGTATGGAGGCGAGCTACGCGCGCTTGGAGCAGCAGGTGCTTGCGTCCGCCTAGGACGTCGCGCGCCGCCGCTCCGCTGTCGGCTGCGTCGGGCCGAGGACATCTCGCACTCGCCCGCGCAGCCGCGGCAGCAACTCCGCCTCGAACCAGGGATTGTTCGTGACCCAGCGGCGGTTGCGCGGGCTCGGATGCGGCAGCGGCACGAGAGCAGGCCACCGGCTCTCCCAATCGCGCACCACATCCGTCACGGAGCGCTTGGCACCCGGAAGGTGATAGGCCACCGCGTAGGCGCCGAGCACGACGGTGAGCTGTACGGCGCCGAGATGTCCCAGCAGCTCCTCGCGCCAAGCGGGTGCGCATTCCGGACGCGGCGGTAGGTCGCCGGCGCGTCCAGTCCCAGGGAAGCAGAATCCCATCGGCACCAGGGCAATCTGCGAGGCATCGTAGAACGTTGCCCGCGTGACCCCCAGCCACTCGCGCAACCGGTCGCCGCTGGGATCGTTGAAAGGGATTCCTGTTTCGTGCACCCGCCGCCCCGGCGCCTGTCCGACGATCAGGATGCGCGCACGAGGATCCACCTGCACGACCGGCCGGGGTCCGAGCGGGAGATGCGCAGCGCAAATCTCGCAGCCACGAATGCGACGAAGGAGCGTGTCGAGCGAACGGGTGGGCGGCAAGCGAATCAGGGCGCTTGCCGGAGGACGAAGTCGCCCGGTCGCGAACCGGACTCCACGCGCCAGCCGGTGCCCACCACCAGGCGCCAGGTCTCGCCAATGAGCGTGTCGCCATCGGTGCGGAACGGTGCCGGCAGACGCAATGTCTCTCCGTCGGACGACTCGAGCATGCCCGTGGACTCCAGACTGCCCCAGGGCGCCGTGACGCGGTACGACAAGTACACGATGCCCTCTCCCGGAATGGACGTCGCGCCGCGCGTGATCAACGCCGCACCGCGCCCGCGCGGAACGATCAATACCGGCCCCTCGACGTAGCGCCGCCGCAGCGCCGCAACGTGCTCCCGCTGCACGCGGTCGCGCTCGACTTCCACGGCCCGAAGCTCGTCGCCGCCGTACTGTTGTGCGGCGCCCGCTGGCTCCGCCGCCGGTGACACGTTGGCAGCCGTCGCGACCAGCTCGCCAAGGTCGGAGCTCGGCGTGATGCGACGCGTCCAGCCCGATGCGTAGCCGTCGAGCAAGAGCCCGTACGCGGTGCCGAGCGGGTACGCGAAGGTCCGCACGAAGGAGGGCGCCGTGTCGCTGTGCACGAGCTGTTGCCGCGCGTCCGCGATGGCCGCGGCTGGCGTGTCGAAGGCCACGACAGTGCCGGTGTACTGGGCCAGCCCTTCACGGATCTCATCCGCACGCTCGCGTGCCGCCGCTTCGGGAAAGATGCGACGGCGTTCGGCACGGAAGGCCAAGGCATCGGCGAGCGCGGCGCGCCGTGCGTCGGCCTCACTTGCGAGCGCCCGGCCGAGCGCGCGGTACTCGAGCCGCAGCCAGTAGCGTCCCTCAAGCGCATCGAGATGCTCGTTGGGTTCGGCGCTCACCACTAGCCCGAGCTGCGGCTGCACGCGATGGAACATCTCGTGCAATAGGAGGCGCCCGCGGGCGCCGGCGTCCTCAGCCGGGATCATTGCCCAGACGTAGGCTGCCCAGCGCTCCTCGCCCCAGGCAATCGGTGCATTCACGAATCCCAGCACCCGTGGCCGCGCAGCGGCGGGTGCCGGCTGGCTCGTGGCAAGAGTCTGCGTCTGCGCATCCGCGAAAACGAGCGGGCCGCATAGCGAGATGCCCCACAGGCGGCCCCCCTCTCGCTGACACAGGGTCGCAGCCTCCGCGAAGTACCGGGCAGCGAGGACGCTGTCGACCTGCCCAGCGGCCGGCATCGGAGCGGCCGCGAGCATCAACGCGCAAGCCGCGAGTAGCCGAAATCGGTGGGGCACCATCCTTCGAACGTACCTCCGCTGTCAGCACCTCACCATCCCGGCGGCTGGAGGCGGAAGTCTCACGACCGCGGCGGTGACCGTCGTGCGGCAGTCCCTGCTCCAGCCCCTGCCAGTGCCGCCGACACTCTCAACCATGCCCGTGTCCGACCCGCTGAGAGACCGCCTCTCCGAGGCCGTCGCCGGCGACTACGCATTGCTCCAGGAATTGGGGCGAGGCGGGATGGCGTCCGTCCATCTCGCCCGGGACCTCGCGCTCGATCGTCTCGTCGCCATCAAGGTGATGGCGCCGGAGCTGGCTGCCGTGCCGGAGATGGCGGAGCGCTTCCTGCAGGAAGCGCGCATCGCGGCGGCGCTCTCGCACCCGCACATCATCCCGATCCACGCCGTGCGTCGGCGTGGCGACCTGCTGTACATCGTGATGCGCTACGTGGCCGGGCGCCCGCTCGACCAGGTGTTGCGACGCGCCGGTCCGCTGCCGCTGCCGATGGTCCGCGCGATTCTCACGCAGGTCGCGGCCGCACTCGATGTGGCGCATCGCGCCGGCGTCGTGCACCGTGACATCAAGCCGGCGAACATCCTGCTCGACGAGCAGGGCGATGTCGTGGTTGCCGACTTCGGTATCGCGCGGCTCGGCGAGCAGCCTGGCCGCACGCAGGCGGGGCAGACCGTCGGCACGCCTGAGTATATGAGTCCCGAGCAGTGTGCCGGCGAGACGGTGTCCGGGGCGACTGACCAGTACGCGCTTGGCGTCGTGGCCTACGAGTTGCTCACGGGCGCGCCGCCGTTCACCGGCGAGGGCCTCGTGCAGATCGTGTGGCGCATGCTCAACGAGCAGATTGCGCCGCTGGCCGCGCGCCGTCCGGACTGCGCGGGACAGGTGGCCGCGGCTGTCCATCGAATGCTGGAGCGCCACGCGTCAGATCGCTGGCCGAGCGTCGGCGAGGCGGTCCGCGCGATGGGTGCGCTGGCATTGCCGGAGAACGACCCCGTGCGGCGCGCTCTTGCCGCATTGGCGCGGGGCGATGCATCCGCTGTGACCGCCGCAGCGACTGTCGTCAGCTCGCCGCAGCACGCACCGGCCGTGACGCCGCCGCCGCGTGAGCTTGCCGCAGCCCTGCAACTGCCCCTTCCCGGCGCCGTGATGTGCATCGACGACGCCGTTGGCTTCGTCCCCGAGGCGCGCGACGCCGCAGGAGCACCGCTGCAGGGTGCGGCGCTCGATTGGTCGTCGAGCGATCCCGCGGTGGCCCGAGTGGATGCAGAGGGCACTGTCACCGCCATCCGCGCTGGCTCCGCGCGGGTGATGGTGCGATCCGGCGAGGCTCTGGCGGCGATGGCCATCGTCGTGACCCGGGCCGCGCCACGCCTGTTGCGCATCACTGCGCCTGCCGAGCCGCTGGAGGTGGGCGACCGCATCACGCTTGCCTTGGCCAC
Protein-coding sequences here:
- a CDS encoding winged helix-turn-helix transcriptional regulator, whose product is MVARSELSSADLDRLFRALADATRRDIVSRVLGGEPASVSELAERYDMSFAAVQKHVAVLEEAGLVSKEPRGRERMVRGNPDQLARARELLLKLEQLWISRFSQLDAILAEPRPSKRKD
- a CDS encoding SRPBCC domain-containing protein; the protein is MPITSLVSNAKELTLTIVAEYAVPVERLWDAYSDPRQLERFWGPETWPATFTRHDMRVGGESHYYMTGPDGTKSAGYFKFLAIEPLKRMEMQDGFTGPDGQPNDGMPSMRMVFAFESTKSGSKFTSTTYFPSVEAMDELVKMGMIEGTKSAMGQIDAVLADLKSFASDRTTEAQLLSDTQVRVSRVIRGSVEQVWRAHHEEKLMQRWLLGPDGWTMPVCSIANKVGDAYRYEWESADKAQRFGFEGELLESAAPVRAVTSERMIGVPGPQTTNEMTLVAVQGGTLLSIVITYPSKELRDQILGTGMTTGMEASYARLEQQVLASA
- a CDS encoding protein kinase, encoding MPVSDPLRDRLSEAVAGDYALLQELGRGGMASVHLARDLALDRLVAIKVMAPELAAVPEMAERFLQEARIAAALSHPHIIPIHAVRRRGDLLYIVMRYVAGRPLDQVLRRAGPLPLPMVRAILTQVAAALDVAHRAGVVHRDIKPANILLDEQGDVVVADFGIARLGEQPGRTQAGQTVGTPEYMSPEQCAGETVSGATDQYALGVVAYELLTGAPPFTGEGLVQIVWRMLNEQIAPLAARRPDCAGQVAAAVHRMLERHASDRWPSVGEAVRAMGALALPENDPVRRALAALARGDASAVTAAATVVSSPQHAPAVTPPPRELAAALQLPLPGAVMCIDDAVGFVPEARDAAGAPLQGAALDWSSSDPAVARVDAEGTVTAIRAGSARVMVRSGEALAAMAIVVTRAAPRLLRITAPAEPLEVGDRITLALATGDTPGSLPHPRLAAWRSSDPTVCTVDATGRVHALAEGTVEIRASAGGVVATKALRVERARVSAVHLAVPAPRVAPGAQLRLAASPANTRGHPVPGLPVSWEVSNPAIAAITADGVLTARGRGHVMVAARVGGRVGTARVLVTDDC
- a CDS encoding uracil-DNA glycosylase family protein, which encodes MDPRARILIVGQAPGRRVHETGIPFNDPSGDRLREWLGVTRATFYDASQIALVPMGFCFPGTGRAGDLPPRPECAPAWREELLGHLGAVQLTVVLGAYAVAYHLPGAKRSVTDVVRDWESRWPALVPLPHPSPRNRRWVTNNPWFEAELLPRLRGRVRDVLGPTQPTAERRRATS